The Candida dubliniensis CD36 chromosome 5, complete sequence genome has a window encoding:
- a CDS encoding subunit of the RNA polymerase II holoenzyme, putative (Similar to S. cerevisiae ASK10;~In S. cerevisiae: phosphorylated in response to oxidative stress): MSSSSFHFEKQSVLPSTDPKSPFFCNLPSYESKPIDHLIDFFKYWKYFIKAILYYFKEIALVKELEANLNYQLINAVQFPGFKDLPHKILQEINAANNAGVVSPKSGTPTNELKKTLSNTSIATTTSEKRPGLFKQKSNGGNSPFLKSNPLHKRNSSLTSIKSQTGPPTPPPQQPQQQQQQQPILPPVPKQEPTNDVKIPASFFPDDSIYTNFPSLLLSSHHTLFNNSYKLTKELNAKLIPRLEMLLKQLSHKIKEIKTSLKNDSFANKDLIKEISKTGQVLRRYTSAVELYCGEVPVTKKFVDDEEELAALDDPLLVKLQVDYRLKNQLIMENYMFASYLNLQSIARDLFTYILKELNWVIDKFGKLHFNSEYHQFLKTKVSCSSTQDWQYFISHNPCFINTAESTEDNPKRELRTFKSIQLPYDNSVQNKCIRFGMMYKKSKVMKSYTRCYYVLSCNYLHEFKFDDDVNVTSKKSKDKIGGFIGHDTEPIKSYNLNEYTITPKNDTTFKFILTKNTTKSKRTFKCATESDYNNWFKDLSELLKFGSDHYARYSFIQKKVHLYRASTVPENKAGLKLDLGNASTPALTGMFTPSIKTPKQSPSEDNPFENMLSDIPTHSTPTGTPKILTPEQSSTNLVAADTQHQEYLKLQNAFLHQQQEILDMRMKETTTFDLIQKKLDKIQEHQSPYLSTRGSSESLNSFVIPSHAVPTAQQVIDDHLKHHSDKPIVFNLGETTEEKTPAIPTVLISENH, from the coding sequence ATGTCTAGCTCTAGTTTCCATTTCGAAAAACAGTCGGTACTACCATCGACCGACCCCAAATCCCCCTTCTTCTGTAATCTCCCATCCTACGAGTCCAAACCCATCGACCATCTCATTGATTTCTTCAAGTACTGGaaatatttcatcaaaGCAATCTTATACTACTTCAAAGAAATCGCTCTTGTCAAGGAATTGGAAGCTAACTTAAACTACCAATTGATCAATGCCGTCCAGTTTCCAGGCTTTAAAGACTTGCCCCACAAGATTTTACAAGAAATAAATGCCGCCAACAACGCCGGAGTTGTATCCCCTAAAAGTGGTACCCCAACCAACGAGTTGAAAAAAACTTTATCCAACACCAGCATCGCCACTACAACCTCCGAAAAACGCCCTGGTCTATTCAAACAAAAGTCCAATGGCGGTAATAGTCCATTCCTAAAATCAAACCCATTGCATAAACGTAATAGTTCGTTGACATCTATAAAACTGCAAACCGGCCCACCTACTCCgccaccacaacaaccacaacaacaacaacaacaacaaccaatatTACCACCAGTCCCCAAACAAGAACCCACCAACGATGTAAAAATCCCTGCTTCGTTCTTCCCCGACGACTCAATATATACAAATTTCCCTTCCCTTCTTCTCAGCTCCCACCACACCTTATTCAACAACAGTTACAAACTCACCAAGGAACTCAACGCCAAACTCATTCCCAGACTAGAAATGTTATTGAAACAGTTGTCTcacaaaatcaaagaaatcaaaacttCCTTAAAAAACGACTCGTTCGCCAACAAGGACTTGATAAAAGAGATTTCCAAAACCGGCCAGGTCTTGCGCAGGTACACCTCTGCCGTTGAGCTCTACTGTGGTGAAGTCCCAGTAACGAAAAAGTTTGTTGACGACGAAGAAGAACTTGCTGCGTTAGACGACCCGCTATTGGTCAAGTTGCAAGTCGACTACAGATTGAAGAACCAATTGATTATGGAAAACTACATGTTTGCATCGTACTTGAACTTGCAAAGTATTGCTCGTGACTTGTTCACCTACATCTTAAAAGAGTTAAACTGGGTCATCGACAAGTTTGGCAAACTCCACTTTAACTCCGAGTACCACCAATTCTTGAAAACCAAGGTCAGCTGCTCCTCAACCCAGGATTGGCAATACTTTATTTCGCACAACCCATGCTTTATCAACACTGCCGAGTCAACCGAAGACAACCCAAAAAGAGAACTTAGGACATTCAAATCCATCCAGTTGCCCTACGACAACTCGGTCCAAAACAAGTGCATACGGTTTGGCATGATGTACAAAAAATCCAAAGTCATGAAAAGCTACACCCGGTGCTACTACGTCTTGTCATGCAATTACCTCCACGAATTCAAGTTTGACGATGATGTCAACGTCACCAgcaaaaaatcaaaagataAGATCGGCGGGTTTATTGGCCACGACACTGAGCCCATCAAGTCGTACAACTTGAACGAGTACACCATCACGCCCAAAAACGACACCACCTTCAAGTTCATATTAACCAAAAACACCACCAAATCCAAAAGAACGTTCAAATGCGCCACCGAATCTGACTATAACAACTGGTTTAAAGATTTATCAGAGTTGTTGAAATTTGGAAGCGACCACTACGCAAGGTATTCGTTTATCCAAAAGAAGGTGCACCTCTACAGAGCCTCAACTGTCCCGGAAAACAAAGCGGGACTCAAATTGGATTTGGGGAACGCCCTGACGCCGGCATTAACGGGAATGTTTACTCCAAGTATCAAAACCCCCAAGCAATCGCCATCTGAAGATAACccatttgaaaatatgtTATCGGATATCCCTACCCATTCTACGCCTACAGGAACCCCGAAAATCCTTACTCCGGAACAGTCTTCCACCAACCTTGTTGCTGCTGATACCCAGCACCAGGAGTATCTTAAATTGCAAAATGCATTCTTGCACCAGCAACAAGAAATATTGGATATGCGAATGAAGGAAACAACCACGTTTGATTTGATCCAGAAAAAGTTGGACAAAATCCAGGAACACCAAAGTCCGTACTTGTCGACTAGGGGGTCTTCAGAATCACTCAACTCGTTTGTGATCCCCCTGCATGCCGTACCTACCGCTCAACAAGTCATAGACGATCATTTGAAACACCATTCGGACAAACCAATAGTGTTCAACCTAGGCGAAACCacagaagaaaaaactCCTGCCATTCCTACTGTTTTGATTAGTGAAAAccattaa